Proteins found in one Campylobacter concisus genomic segment:
- a CDS encoding TIGR02328 family protein: MRLWHEKLIHLLPKNQLLGQHRECCALRGNGWKKKHKTVDYVFTYSPYHLFIYHVLVMEEMEKRGYNVSAEWKDKNYRGRTAEKYDNLKEEIISSPIYKEHNIEYLADCIENLRNKGIHLKV; encoded by the coding sequence ATGAGACTATGGCATGAAAAACTTATCCACTTATTGCCTAAAAATCAGCTTCTTGGACAACACAGGGAATGTTGTGCTTTGAGGGGCAATGGATGGAAAAAGAAACATAAAACCGTAGACTATGTGTTTACATATTCCCCATATCATCTTTTTATTTACCATGTATTGGTTATGGAGGAGATGGAAAAAAGGGGATATAATGTTTCTGCGGAATGGAAAGATAAAAATTATAGAGGAAGGACAGCAGAAAAGTACGATAATCTTAAAGAAGAAATTATAAGCAGTCCAATTTACAAAGAGCACAATATCGAATATCTAGCTGATTGCATAGAGAATTTAAGAAACAAAGGTATACATTTAAAAGTATAG
- a CDS encoding cupin domain-containing protein, whose product MSKIYNLNADTKVVAKSVVSKRIFDCENAHVDVFAFDTGEELDHEMLFCDSLAWVVEGGATLYYGEKQMHIGGEQACLIEKKVWRKLVFNEPTKYISIDFKEDLMIDHLPKAAIFSLVDAVEYEKGKIVSKTLVKNENGSMSLLSFDTDQELSTHAAPGDALLIALDGEMKLTIGDEHFDIKKGDTIVLPGKIPHGLKIKDKFKMLLIVTKDKM is encoded by the coding sequence ATGAGTAAAATTTACAATCTAAACGCCGACACGAAAGTCGTCGCAAAAAGCGTTGTTAGCAAGAGAATTTTTGATTGCGAGAACGCTCATGTCGATGTATTTGCTTTTGATACGGGCGAGGAGCTAGATCATGAGATGCTGTTTTGTGACAGTCTTGCATGGGTTGTAGAGGGTGGTGCTACCCTATACTACGGTGAAAAGCAGATGCATATAGGTGGCGAGCAAGCTTGCCTGATAGAGAAAAAAGTGTGGCGTAAGCTAGTTTTTAACGAACCAACGAAATATATTTCAATTGATTTTAAGGAGGACTTAATGATAGATCATTTACCTAAGGCAGCTATTTTTAGCTTAGTTGATGCAGTCGAATACGAAAAAGGCAAAATCGTGAGCAAAACGCTTGTTAAAAATGAGAATGGCTCGATGTCGCTGCTTAGTTTTGACACAGACCAAGAGCTATCAACTCACGCAGCTCCAGGTGATGCACTACTTATCGCACTTGATGGCGAGATGAAGCTAACTATTGGTGATGAACATTTTGATATCAAAAAAGGCGATACCATCGTGCTACCAGGCAAAATACCACACGGATTAAAGATAAAAGATAAATTTAAAATGCTCTTAATTGTCACTAAAGACAAAATGTAA